The following is a genomic window from Argonema galeatum A003/A1.
TAGTGAATCTGCACTGCGTCGGGAATGGTTTCTAAGCTGACATTCACTGCTGCGAGGGCGCGGGTGAGGAGATTGGTGGTGCCTTGAGTGCCAAACCCAAATATCATCGACGCCCCTACATCGAACCGATAGCCCTCGCGCTCGAAGTACCCAGCACTTCCTCCAGGTATAACGTAGCTCTCCAGCACCAGCACAGATGCCCCCTTCGCGGCTAACTGGGTGGCGGTCACCAACCCTCCAATACCCGATCCGATGATAATAACGTCAAAATGGGGCGCGGTTGAACTGGCCTGAGAGAAGGATAACTGATTCTTCATGGAAACAGAAGGCATGGGGTCAGTAATTTAGAGTAATTTCCTGGTTTTACAGTTTACCGCTTCCCATTGTTTCTGGCTGCTAGCTCAATACCTGTTACCTAAAAAAAAGTACGGACTCTATCTGCTGCTGCTGACCGAGCCCGTCTGCCGTTCCTCAAAGAGGAGAACACGAGAGAGGAGAACACTAAAAGCTAATATAGCCTTATTGAAAAATGATGTCAATACTTTTAAGAAAAATTCTCAACAAGCTTTTTGCCCTCTCTGTAACAAACCAGAAGGCAGTATGATGAATCAGGGCTTTTGAACCAGCATCCAAACAGCAATCTAAAATCTAAAATCTAAAATCGGTATGACTCTCCAGTTGCGCGTCTATGTTCCGCCCCATCCTTTAATTCAGCACTGGCTGGGCATTGCCCGCGACGCTCAGACACCATCAGTGCTGTTCAAGACTGCTATGACTGAGCTGGGACGCTGGCTGACTTATGAAGCGGTGCGAGAGTGGTTGCCTACTGTAGAGACAACGGTGCAGACGCCTTTGGCTGAGTGTCCGGCTACCTTCGTCGATCCAGAAGCGCCACTGGTGGTAGTCCCGATTTTGCGGGCGGGACTGGCGCTGCTGGAAGGGGCGCAGACTGTACTGCCTTTGGCGTCTACTTATCATCTTGGCTTGGTGCGGGATGAAAAGACGCTAGAACCCAGTTGCTATTTGAATAAATTGCCAAAACAGTTTAAAGTGCAGACGCGGGTGTTGATCGCAGATCCGATGCTGGCGACTGGTGGATCGATTATGGCTGCTATGGCAGAATTGACTTCTCGCGGTATTGAGCCTGAGTTGGTGCGGATTATTTCGGTAGTGGCGGCTCCCCCAGCGTTGCAAAGATTGAGCGTTACCTATCCGGGATTGAACGTCTACACGGCCACGATAGATGAAGGCTTAAACAGTGTCGGTTACATTGTGCCTGGGTTAGGGGATGCAGGCGATCGCGCTTTTGGCACTTAAACTAGGGGCTAGGGGCTAGAGATAAATTCTTTATTCTCTGGTGCAGGTGCGTTTGTTCCTATTCTCCATCCTTTGTTATAGGCAGTTGGGACCCCCAGCAGGTAAGCTGAAGACAGTCCTACCAAAGAATTAATCGAAAATCGAAAATCGAAAATTGATATGAGTCAGCGTGACGGTTTTGCAGCAGGATTTTTGGCTGGGTCGTTGGTTGGTGGCCTAGTCGGCGGGGTGCTGGGGGCACTGCTAGCTTCTCGCATTAATAACGAAACCTCCGAGGTAGAAGCACCTCTTGTCAATACCGATGCCTTAGAACCAAAAGTTGATAAAAGCAAGAAGCGTCAACTGGAAACCGCGTCTGAGCAAAGAATTGAAATTGCTCGCCGGAGTCTGGAGGATAAAATTGCCCAATTGAACCAAACAATTGATGAAGTGCGCCAGCAGCTTGGTAATGTGAATGGGAATGCTTCTACTCTTAGCAGCGATCGGTCTCTCACCAAAGACGCCTAAAACTTGCCAGTCCTGCGGTGACAACTGGATGCTTGCGCCCCTAGCATTGGGGATGCGATCCGAAATGCGCTGATATCAGTTAAATTAAAGTCAAGTCCAAATTGCCCTTGAAATTACGCAAAAAGCTTCAAAACTCATGGATTCCTCAGTCGCGCTACTTATCGAGACTCTTACTAGGTTTGTAAATATCTATGTTGTTCTGCTGATTATTAGGATTCTGTTGAGCTGGTTTCCTAATATCAACTGGTACGATCCACCTTTTTCTATCCTGAGTCAGCTGACCGATCCTTACCTCAATATCTTCCGCTCTTTCATACCTCCTCTGGGCGGCATTGACTTTTCCGCTATTTTGGCTATATTTCTACTCCAGTTTATCGGGCAGCTTCTCACTAGCCTAAAAGCATCAGCGATGTATATGTATTAGGCCCGATCGGGGCAAAGCGACGCTCATCGTAAGCGCCGCTTTTTGCGTAGATGCGATCGCAAATTTGTAGTAAAAACTTCAGCCCTCACTCTCTAAGGACTAAAGTTTCTACTACAAACTTTGTTTTTTGTCAACGACGAACTAGGCCAGTAAAACCGGCAGCTTTGAACTGTTTTAGCTTCAGAGGCGTTGGCTGATTAACGGATACAGTAATTCTGAGTTCAAAATCGCTGACTCCAGGTGGCACCTCATCAATAGCACCCAGACGAGTACGGTTTTGCATCACAGAATTGTCATTAGCATCGTAGATGCGACCGAAAATATCGGCGTTGTAGACATATTTGCCAGAACTATTGTTGGCTTTGCCGACGATCAGAAAGCAATTGGCAGCTTTTGCAGTACCGCTAGCAACAGATCCTTGTCCTAGTTCCGCCGGACACTCTTTATAGGAAAGGTCGGATAGTTGAATTTGCGTCAATGCCCAAGCGGGTGGAGTCAGCACCCAACTGAGAATGCCGATAAGACAGGAGATCAGGAAGACTTTGAAGGCTCGAAACCGCATAAATTAGACCAAAAATTAATTATTAACAGGCACTTTAAACCTCAGCTTACCTCGATCTTAGGCTCTAGCATTGAAGTCTCGAATAGCTTATGGGAGTGGGTGCAAGAAAATGGCCCTTTTTCCCAGAAATGGTTTCCTTGCAAGGTTATTCAGGTAGACGAAAAGCGGAAAAGCGATCGCGACTTTACCACTAATAATGTGTCAAATTGCTGTAAAATGGTTGAGATAGCCCCAAATCAGGTACGCCATAGCTGGTATAAGCTCTTACTTCCGGCGGCTGAAGTCCTAAAATAATTGACTTTGGAGAAATTCCTGCGGCTACTAACTCCTCGGCAATCAGGAGATCGGTATTATTTTCTTGAATCCATACCTGAGAGTCAATAATATCAATGTGCATGATGCAATGGTGAACTCGTCGTCCCCCCAACCACCCTATAGAAAGTAGTATGTAGCGATCGTTCTCTAAATCGAAAATTCTTTGAGTTTTTACCTCATTGTCAGAGTTGAAAAAACTTGCATATTTATTCAGCAGCACCTTAACAAGCTGGCGGTAATCTTCTAGGATATCCATTTGATAATCTCCTCCGCTTGCGGATTAAAAATCAGTAGTTTAAGACGCTTATTCTCCAACAAAATATCGCCAAACTTATCTCCTTCAAATAGGTTCTCAAAAGGACTGATAGGAATTGCTAGATATAGTTCTCTTTCAGGTTCGTTTCGTTGTAAAATATCGTTATAGAGAATGTATTGACCCAAAGCCTGCTCTAAATCTGCAATTCTAGACTCCCTGAGAAAACTTTTAACTTCAACTGCTATCTTCCGCTCCTGTTGCTCAGCAGCAATTAACTGTTCGGCACCAATATTTACAGATAAATTTCGCTTAGCCCATTTTAATGGGAATGGGTCGTGAGTAATTGTCCAGCCAGCTTTCACAAGTGCCTGTTTCACCGTTTGATGATAAAAGTCTTTTGCTGACACTTTTACTCCTTTTTTACCGCCCCATCTTTAATTTTATCAAAGATTTAATCCGATAAACCTAAATGCTGTCGCAAAGATTGACGCATGACATCAATTGGTACAGGCTGTTGCAACCAAATTTGTAATGCAGCTGCACCCTGTTGTACCAGCATTTCTAAACCATCGATCGCGTCCGCACCCTGCTGTTTAGCTAATTTTAGAAATAAAGTTGGGTTAGGCGTGTAGATTAGGTCGTATGCGATCGCACCCTTTGGCAATTTCGCCATCTCATCCGCACTCAAGGGAGACTCATCAACGCGAGGATACATCCCCACAGGCGTCGTATTTACCAATAAATCTGCTTGCGATATCAAATTTGGTAATTCTTGCCAATTATGGACGCTAAGCCTCACAGGTAAATGCAAATTCAGCCAGCTATCCAAGAAATCGTTTAACCTCTGCGGACTGCGACCGACAACTTTTATCTCCCGGACGCCCAACTCGGCACAACCTGCCACCACCGCCCTTGCAGCCCCACCACAGCCTAATATTACCGCGACAGTCTGACTCCAATCCTTACACCCCCTCTCATCTGGGAGGAGAGGGGGTTGGGGGGTGAGGTTAATACTCCCCCTCTCCTCTGGGAGGAGAGGGGGTTGGGGGGTGAGGTTGATAAGTGGGGCCAAAAACCCTTCCACATCGGTATTCGTACCACTCCAACCGTTTTCGGTACGCCAAACGGTATTTACCGCCCCCACTGCTTTTGCTTGAGGCGATATTTCTGATAGCAGGGGTATAATCGCCTGTTTGTGGGGAATAGTGACATTAAAGCCCACAAGAGCGATCGCACCAAAACCTGCGATCGCTCTCTCCAAATCTTCCGGCTTAACTGGTAAAGGGAGATAGACGTAATCCAATCCCAGAGTCGCAATAGCTGCATTGTGCATGACTGGGGAGAGGGAATGCTCGATCGGGTGACCGATAACACCCAGCAATTTAGTCTTACCCGTAATCAATACTTCTACCATTGAATTAATAAGCGATCGCGTAGCAAGAGTTAGGATAGCAGAGGTTGGGGCAATAATTTTATGAGTGTCATCACTTGTAGCCAAGGGCATCAAAATCCTACTGGATATCAGTTTTGTTCTTTCTGCGGTGTATCTCTGCAAGGCGGAAACACCAGCACGGGTGGCGTCGCCACATCTGAAACTGGATTGCACTCTGGGACAAAGTTGCGCGATCGCTACATAATTGAGTATCAACTAGGTCAGGGAGGATTTGGCCGAACTTATCTAGTACAAGATACTGGTCGCTTCAACGAATCAGTCGTTATCAAAGAACTAACCCCACTCGCCCAAGGCGCGTACAACCTCCAGAAAGCCCAGGAACTGTTTGAACGGGAAGCCGCAATGCTGCACAAACTCAAGCATCAGCAAATTCCCCGGTTCTGGGAATTTTTTCAGGAAGGGAAACAACTGTTTATAGTTCAAGACTATATTGAAGGGCAAACTTATCAATCCTTGTTGAATCGGCGACTACAGCAAGGTGAATGCTTTAACGAGGCGGAAATCGTACAACTATTGCGAAAACTTCTCCCAGTTTTAACTTATCTTCATCGTCAAGGCGTTATTCACCGCGACATTGCC
Proteins encoded in this region:
- the upp gene encoding uracil phosphoribosyltransferase is translated as MTLQLRVYVPPHPLIQHWLGIARDAQTPSVLFKTAMTELGRWLTYEAVREWLPTVETTVQTPLAECPATFVDPEAPLVVVPILRAGLALLEGAQTVLPLASTYHLGLVRDEKTLEPSCYLNKLPKQFKVQTRVLIADPMLATGGSIMAAMAELTSRGIEPELVRIISVVAAPPALQRLSVTYPGLNVYTATIDEGLNSVGYIVPGLGDAGDRAFGT
- a CDS encoding YggT family protein, which produces MDSSVALLIETLTRFVNIYVVLLIIRILLSWFPNINWYDPPFSILSQLTDPYLNIFRSFIPPLGGIDFSAILAIFLLQFIGQLLTSLKASAMYMY
- a CDS encoding XisI protein, whose protein sequence is MDILEDYRQLVKVLLNKYASFFNSDNEVKTQRIFDLENDRYILLSIGWLGGRRVHHCIMHIDIIDSQVWIQENNTDLLIAEELVAAGISPKSIILGLQPPEVRAYTSYGVPDLGLSQPFYSNLTHY
- a CDS encoding element excision factor XisH family protein, whose translation is MSAKDFYHQTVKQALVKAGWTITHDPFPLKWAKRNLSVNIGAEQLIAAEQQERKIAVEVKSFLRESRIADLEQALGQYILYNDILQRNEPERELYLAIPISPFENLFEGDKFGDILLENKRLKLLIFNPQAEEIIKWIS
- a CDS encoding shikimate dehydrogenase; translated protein: MITGKTKLLGVIGHPIEHSLSPVMHNAAIATLGLDYVYLPLPVKPEDLERAIAGFGAIALVGFNVTIPHKQAIIPLLSEISPQAKAVGAVNTVWRTENGWSGTNTDVEGFLAPLINLTPQPPLLPEERGSINLTPQPPLLPDERGCKDWSQTVAVILGCGGAARAVVAGCAELGVREIKVVGRSPQRLNDFLDSWLNLHLPVRLSVHNWQELPNLISQADLLVNTTPVGMYPRVDESPLSADEMAKLPKGAIAYDLIYTPNPTLFLKLAKQQGADAIDGLEMLVQQGAAALQIWLQQPVPIDVMRQSLRQHLGLSD